A section of the Cuniculiplasma divulgatum genome encodes:
- the rpl3p gene encoding 50S ribosomal protein L3, which produces MATPHHPRRGSMGYYPRVRSKRMQGDIRSWPEVDGNVRIQAFAGYKVGMTHVEMTDYRKFSTTAGQTIAAPVTVVEVPPLTVAGIRYYDETELGLSIVSEKWAENQDKEIFRRITKQTEKKDHPMVTEVSEVRFIVHTNPKLVSGVPSKVPDIFEVRIVGGDVKARMAYAEEHLGKELHFSDFSKAGNFADVIGVTKGKGFQGHVKRFGVKLLPTKNRKHRRMIGTLGPWHPDWVRNTVPQAGQIGTHQRTAHNIRILRYSKNEGDQDINVKGGFTNYGLVRTEYVLIHGSVPGAAKRLIKFRDPARQKTPSVENLTISYVSKESKQGD; this is translated from the coding sequence ATGGCAACACCGCATCACCCCAGACGGGGGTCTATGGGATACTACCCTAGGGTACGTTCGAAGAGAATGCAAGGCGATATCAGGAGTTGGCCTGAGGTCGATGGAAATGTCAGGATTCAGGCATTTGCAGGATACAAGGTCGGCATGACACACGTGGAAATGACTGATTACAGAAAATTCAGCACCACAGCCGGTCAAACAATAGCTGCTCCGGTTACTGTGGTGGAAGTTCCGCCTCTGACTGTCGCAGGCATAAGGTATTATGATGAAACAGAACTTGGCCTGTCAATAGTTTCTGAAAAATGGGCAGAAAACCAGGATAAGGAAATTTTCAGAAGAATTACAAAACAGACCGAAAAGAAAGACCATCCAATGGTAACCGAGGTTTCCGAAGTCAGGTTCATAGTTCACACAAATCCGAAGCTGGTAAGCGGGGTACCGTCCAAGGTCCCGGATATCTTTGAAGTGAGGATCGTAGGCGGGGACGTCAAAGCAAGGATGGCTTATGCTGAAGAGCATCTCGGCAAAGAGCTTCATTTCTCAGATTTTTCCAAGGCAGGAAATTTTGCAGACGTTATAGGGGTCACAAAAGGTAAAGGTTTTCAGGGGCACGTTAAGAGATTCGGCGTCAAGCTGCTACCAACAAAGAACAGGAAGCACAGGAGAATGATAGGTACTCTTGGTCCATGGCATCCTGACTGGGTGAGGAATACTGTACCGCAGGCCGGACAGATTGGTACTCATCAGAGAACGGCACACAACATCAGAATTCTCAGGTATTCAAAAAACGAGGGAGATCAGGACATTAACGTCAAAGGCGGCTTCACCAATTACGGTCTCGTGAGAACAGAATATGTTCTGATCCACGGATCAGTTCCAGGAGCTGCAAAGAGACTTATCAAATTCAGAGACCCAGCAAGGCAGAAAACTCCGTCAGTGGAGAACCTGACCATTAGCTACGTCTCCAAGGAATCAAAGCAGGGTGATTAA
- the rpl4p gene encoding 50S ribosomal protein L4, translated as MIKLKVNLYDTDGEIKGEMSLPAVFDTQLRQDLIRKAFRAITLSLRQPYGSYPLAGMRRVGQNAGPGHGTARIPRTSGSSRAVLLASFVGGKSAHSPRTAKVLFKGINSKERKLARMSAIAMTASREYVRKRGHVVSEEVTLPVVVKNEIENIKKTKDAAETLKNLGLYDDVIRAKGGIKIRAGRGKMRGRTYREPKSILIVGSSKEKLRAFSTLPGVEVVSTHGLSIRKLAPGGDGGRLTLFTESAIKTLEEME; from the coding sequence GTGATTAAACTGAAAGTAAATTTATATGATACAGATGGAGAAATAAAGGGAGAAATGTCACTTCCTGCAGTATTCGATACACAGTTGAGGCAGGACCTGATCAGGAAGGCCTTCAGGGCCATAACACTCTCACTCAGACAGCCGTATGGCTCATACCCTCTTGCAGGAATGAGGAGAGTTGGGCAGAACGCAGGACCCGGTCATGGAACTGCAAGGATACCAAGAACATCTGGTTCCTCACGTGCAGTTCTTCTTGCCAGTTTCGTAGGCGGAAAGAGCGCACACTCACCCAGAACTGCAAAGGTTCTTTTCAAGGGCATAAACTCCAAGGAGAGAAAGCTGGCGAGAATGAGCGCAATAGCAATGACTGCATCAAGGGAATACGTCAGGAAACGTGGGCATGTCGTTTCGGAAGAAGTGACTCTTCCGGTTGTAGTCAAGAATGAAATTGAAAACATCAAGAAGACCAAGGATGCGGCTGAAACTCTCAAAAACCTTGGGCTATACGATGATGTAATCAGGGCCAAGGGGGGCATCAAGATAAGGGCAGGCCGTGGCAAGATGAGGGGAAGAACATACAGGGAACCAAAGAGCATACTCATAGTTGGTTCATCAAAGGAAAAACTCAGGGCGTTCTCCACACTTCCTGGCGTAGAGGTTGTATCAACTCACGGGCTCAGCATAAGGAAGCTGGCACCAGGTGGAGATGGTGGAAGATTGACACTCTTCACTGAATCAGCAATAAAGACTCTGGAGGAGATGGAGTAA
- a CDS encoding 50S ribosomal protein L23, with translation MEDIIIRPIATEKTMLQLEKENKIAFIVHRKSRKADVKKEVEEKFSVKVTDVNMIITKNGKKAIVTLSKEFSADEIAGRIGIF, from the coding sequence ATGGAAGACATCATAATCAGACCAATAGCGACAGAAAAAACCATGCTGCAGCTTGAAAAGGAAAATAAAATTGCATTCATAGTCCACAGGAAGAGCAGGAAAGCAGATGTCAAGAAAGAGGTCGAGGAAAAATTTTCAGTAAAGGTCACAGACGTAAATATGATCATTACGAAAAATGGCAAAAAGGCCATTGTGACCCTTTCAAAGGAATTCTCTGCAGATGAGATCGCAGGGAGGATAGGAATATTCTGA
- a CDS encoding 50S ribosomal protein L2, giving the protein MGKLIIPQRRGKGGLVYRSPSHRHVGEIKLMPEGKYKVEDVIHAPGRTSPVLVLKAEDGRKMNQIAFNGAYRGQEIVSALDTKAEIGNSMMLGSIPDGSYIHNIESMPGDGGKFCRTAGSSALVVTHGEKVAVKLPSGKIKQFHPSCRATIGFVAGSGSKDIPVLKAGKNVHYLQSKAKRPYSVRGVAMNAVNHPHGGGNHQHVGRPSTVGRGTPPGRKVGRLSPKRRKQ; this is encoded by the coding sequence ATGGGAAAATTAATTATACCGCAAAGAAGAGGAAAGGGAGGACTTGTTTACAGAAGTCCAAGCCACAGGCATGTTGGCGAAATTAAGCTCATGCCTGAAGGCAAATACAAAGTAGAAGACGTGATACATGCACCCGGTCGTACTTCACCGGTTCTCGTGCTCAAGGCAGAGGACGGCAGGAAGATGAATCAGATTGCCTTCAATGGTGCATACAGGGGACAGGAAATCGTCTCGGCACTGGACACAAAGGCCGAGATTGGGAACAGCATGATGCTCGGTTCAATTCCCGACGGAAGCTACATCCACAACATTGAAAGCATGCCCGGAGATGGCGGCAAGTTCTGCAGAACCGCAGGCTCAAGTGCCCTGGTCGTAACTCACGGAGAGAAAGTCGCGGTAAAGCTGCCTTCCGGTAAGATTAAGCAGTTCCATCCTAGCTGCAGGGCCACAATAGGTTTTGTTGCGGGATCTGGAAGCAAGGATATACCTGTTCTTAAGGCAGGAAAAAATGTCCACTACCTGCAGAGCAAGGCAAAGAGGCCCTACTCTGTAAGAGGCGTTGCAATGAACGCTGTTAACCATCCGCACGGAGGAGGAAACCATCAGCACGTTGGTAGGCCAAGCACAGTGGGAAGAGGCACACCGCCTGGAAGGAAAGTTGGAAGGCTTTCACCTAAGAGGAGGAAACAGTAA